A window of the Brassica napus cultivar Da-Ae chromosome A2, Da-Ae, whole genome shotgun sequence genome harbors these coding sequences:
- the LOC106394669 gene encoding uncharacterized protein LOC106394669 has protein sequence MQVVSPSSPAARFVGKERFAELYGKLNEDFSSKLKVGVTEKEEEESNDEGEEGDEFSFASVNGENSPITADEAFEGGQIRPVYPFFNRNLLFEPEAEESLRSPLKKVFVEREEATTTTTTATEESEPIGPYCSWSGRTVEEASPKTCRKSNSTGFSKLWRFRDLVLRSKSDGKDAFVFLSNGSSSQSSPSTAAAAAKPSGVKRAEKAKMKTKSAHERLYMRNRAIREEGKRRSYLPYKHVGFFTNVNGLTRNVHPY, from the coding sequence atgcaAGTTGTTTCTCCTTCGTCTCCGGCGGCGAGGTTCGTCGGAAAAGAAAGATTCGCCGAGCTTTACGGGAAATTAAACGAAGACTTCAGCTCCAAACTCAAGGTCGGTGTTacagagaaggaagaagaagaatctaatgatgaaggagaagaaggtgATGAGTTCTCGTTCGCGAGTGTAAACGGAGAGAACTCACCTATAACGGCGGATGAAGCTTTCGAAGGCGGTCAGATCCGACCGGTTTACCCTTTCTTTAACCGGAATCTCCTCTTCGAACCGGAGGCTGAAGAATCTCTCCGTTCGCCTCTCAAGAAGGTCTTCGTGGAAAGAGAggaagccaccaccaccaccaccaccgcgacGGAAGAATCTGAGCCGATCGGTCCTTACTGCTCGTGGTCAGGTAGAACGGTGGAGGAAGCTTCGCCGAAGACTTGTCGGAAAAGTAACTCGACAGGATTCTCGAAGCTTTGGAGGTTTAGAGATCTTGTCCTGAGAAGCAAAAGCGACGGTAAAGACGCGTTTGTGTTTCTTAGTAACGGTTCTTCGTCGCAGTCGTCTCCTTcaacggcggcggcggcggcgaaACCGAGCGGCGTGAAGAGAGCGGAGAAGGCGAAGATGAAAACGAAGTCGGCACACGAGAGGCTGTACATGAGGAACAGAGCGATAAGGGAAGAAGGGAAACGGAGATCGTATCTTCCGTACAAACATGTCGGGTTCTTCACCAATGTCAATGGTCTTACAAGGAATGTTCATCCTTACTGA